One genomic window of Marinobacter adhaerens HP15 includes the following:
- a CDS encoding YheT family hydrolase, producing the protein MVEPEPEVIATPDDDELHLDWYRQGSDRLAIVSHGLEGHSRRPYVLGLTRALLREGWDVLAWNFRSCGGVMNRQPRFYHSGATEDLGLVVNHGLSGAYDTLFLSGFSMGGNLTLLYLGEQGERVDSRICGAVAYSVPCDLAGSADMLALPSRKIYMQRFLRDLKVKMEEKAERFPDQIDISGFDAIRSFHEFDDRYTAPLHGFRNARDYWAQCSALGRMRDIRVPALMVNAADDPFLSARCFPESRRELGAHVRLEAPRWGGHVGFVEHSKDGFYWSERRALAFLQGLT; encoded by the coding sequence ATGGTGGAACCGGAGCCGGAAGTGATCGCCACACCGGATGACGACGAACTGCACCTGGACTGGTACCGGCAGGGTAGCGATCGCCTGGCCATCGTGTCTCATGGTCTGGAAGGTCACAGCAGGCGGCCCTACGTGCTCGGTTTAACTCGCGCCCTGCTTCGGGAAGGCTGGGATGTTCTTGCCTGGAACTTCCGCTCTTGTGGCGGGGTTATGAATCGGCAACCGAGGTTCTATCACAGTGGCGCCACCGAGGATCTCGGCCTGGTGGTGAATCACGGTTTGTCAGGTGCTTACGACACCCTGTTTCTTTCCGGGTTCAGCATGGGGGGCAATCTGACGCTGCTTTATCTGGGCGAACAGGGTGAGCGTGTTGATAGCCGGATCTGCGGAGCCGTTGCCTATTCGGTTCCCTGCGACCTGGCCGGTAGCGCAGATATGCTGGCGTTGCCCAGCCGAAAGATCTACATGCAGCGCTTTCTCCGGGATCTGAAGGTAAAAATGGAGGAAAAGGCGGAGAGGTTTCCGGACCAGATTGATATTTCGGGGTTTGATGCCATTCGCAGCTTTCATGAGTTTGATGACCGCTACACCGCGCCTCTGCACGGTTTCCGCAATGCCCGGGATTACTGGGCCCAGTGTTCAGCATTGGGGCGCATGCGAGATATCCGCGTGCCGGCGCTGATGGTGAACGCCGCCGACGATCCGTTTCTCTCGGCGCGCTGTTTCCCGGAATCCCGGCGGGAGTTGGGCGCTCATGTGCGCCTCGAAGCTCCTCGTTGGGGCGGCCACGTCGGGTTTGTCGAGCATTCGAAAGATGGCTTTTATTGGTCAGAGCGCCGTGCGCTGGCATTCCTCCAGGGATTGACCTGA
- a CDS encoding arylesterase, protein MHTALVYVRSILFLVFAVLALPAVASQNTLLIVGDSLSAAYGVPSETAWVQLLRNRLESKGLNDWEVVNASISGETTDGGARRLPDLLEENEPDVVVIELGGNDGLRGFPPNVIESNLASMIEKVQTSGARAVLVGMQIPPNYGQRYTEMFAEIYPKLSDRYDTALVPFFLDGIYNQAGLMQDDGIHPTEEAQGKLLENVWPVLKPILQ, encoded by the coding sequence ATGCATACGGCATTGGTGTACGTCAGATCAATTCTTTTTCTCGTGTTTGCCGTGCTGGCGCTGCCGGCAGTGGCCAGTCAGAATACGCTGCTCATCGTAGGTGACAGCCTCAGTGCGGCCTATGGAGTGCCCTCCGAAACTGCCTGGGTGCAGTTGCTGAGAAACCGGCTCGAGAGCAAAGGGTTGAACGACTGGGAGGTGGTCAATGCCAGCATCAGCGGAGAAACCACGGATGGCGGTGCCCGCCGGCTGCCTGATCTCCTTGAGGAGAACGAGCCCGACGTCGTGGTCATTGAATTGGGTGGCAATGATGGCCTTCGCGGCTTTCCCCCCAACGTAATCGAATCCAATCTCGCCTCCATGATCGAAAAGGTGCAGACCTCGGGTGCTCGCGCCGTACTGGTGGGCATGCAGATACCGCCCAACTACGGACAGCGCTACACAGAGATGTTTGCCGAAATCTATCCGAAGCTGTCTGACCGATACGACACCGCGTTGGTTCCCTTTTTCCTGGACGGCATCTACAACCAGGCCGGGCTGATGCAGGACGACGGGATTCACCCGACCGAGGAAGCCCAGGGCAAACTGCTGGAGAATGTCTGGCCGGTACTCAAACCGATCCTGCAATAA
- a CDS encoding ABC transporter ATP-binding protein yields MTNVNPDSQSPMLRVDNLTHRVSVETDTLTILQGVTLEINRGESVAIVGRSGSGKTTLLGLLAGLDTPSEGTVELDGSVISKLSEDERAKLRAHRVGFVFQSFQLLPALTALENVMLPLELAGMASPEKRARELLERVGLGERLTHTPRQLSGGEQQRVAIARAFASEPLILFADEPTGNLDNRTGQAVSDLLMALNREQGTTLVMVTHDEHLAARCNRQFHIEAGVLTEPEAAQEMAH; encoded by the coding sequence ATGACCAATGTTAACCCGGATAGCCAGAGCCCAATGTTACGGGTAGATAACCTGACCCACCGCGTCAGTGTTGAAACCGATACGCTCACGATCTTGCAAGGGGTCACTCTCGAAATCAATCGGGGAGAATCCGTAGCCATTGTCGGGCGCTCCGGTTCTGGTAAAACCACCCTGTTGGGTTTGCTGGCGGGTCTTGATACGCCCAGCGAGGGGACGGTGGAGCTGGACGGCTCGGTGATCAGCAAGCTCAGCGAGGATGAGCGGGCAAAACTCCGCGCACACCGGGTTGGCTTTGTATTCCAGTCTTTCCAGCTTTTGCCGGCGCTAACCGCGCTCGAGAACGTTATGTTGCCGCTGGAGCTTGCCGGCATGGCGTCGCCGGAGAAGAGGGCCCGTGAGCTACTGGAACGGGTTGGGCTTGGCGAACGGCTGACCCACACACCCAGACAGCTCTCCGGTGGTGAGCAGCAGCGGGTTGCCATCGCGCGGGCATTTGCGTCTGAGCCGCTGATCCTGTTCGCTGACGAGCCGACGGGCAACCTGGATAACCGCACCGGTCAGGCAGTGTCTGATCTCTTGATGGCGTTGAACCGGGAGCAGGGCACAACGTTGGTGATGGTAACCCACGATGAACACCTCGCGGCTCGCTGTAATCGGCAATTCCATATTGAAGCCGGCGTTCTGACCGAACCGGAAGCAGCGCAGGAGATGGCGCACTGA
- a CDS encoding ABC transporter permease, with protein sequence MAAAKKLMSVRRDWRERDVRVVLAALIIAVATVATIALFASQLQRTLVSSASSFLAADRQLEAENGRPIPDAWLQEAADQGLKTGRMVEFSTMVFGDENFQLVSVKAVSNEYPLRGDIEIQRNPTGTRELVNQGPGPGEVWINPRLLRLLDLEVGESLEVGNLNLTVSGLLIREPDGGFRLSALAPRVMMHVDDVAATGVIQEGSRVEYVYLFAGDEAALESYYQWLEPRLEPSHEWAGVRDGETFSRSLERAERFLLLGGSLAVLLAAVAVAVASRQYALSQRDTVALLKTLGLSGAGIGGLYLKRLALWGVTGIVGGLLVAMPLYWLLIHMLSQVLERPVEFQLDPSALVPALLTALVSLFAFAYPPVRRLRNVPAMRVLRSQPGETGREALPDMIIAIVAVFGLVWMYAGELALVVSLLGGLALLLGALGLVGWLLVATLRKVRGGGNAWRLALVGLYRHRRASLSQIAVFAMTLMLAATLILVRTSLLTDWQAQLPDDAPNHFLINIAPEAVEDVDAFWQERGQPLDKLYPMVRGRLTELNGQPVKETVSKDENVNALNRELNLTWMSALPDDNEIVEGVWFGENQKEGVSVEAELAGKLGLSLGDELTFTIGSEKVTEAVTSIRTVQWDSMKPNFYMAFPPEGGLTEMPATWITSFYLPKDKKDALNEFSRQFPTVSVLEIDHVIERIQEIVRQVTQAIEAILALILAAALVVMAAVVSATLQDRQREGALLRTLGGRQRLLVRSTMLEFALLGGFAGVLGVVAAEAAVWALQFRMFEGTFQWHWHVVLPIPIVSAVVLALFGRWQLRPVLSVSPMLLLRRLE encoded by the coding sequence ATGGCGGCTGCAAAAAAACTCATGTCGGTTCGCCGGGACTGGCGGGAACGGGATGTTCGCGTCGTTCTGGCCGCTCTCATCATCGCCGTTGCCACTGTTGCCACCATTGCCCTGTTTGCCAGTCAGCTTCAACGCACCCTGGTTTCTTCAGCCAGCTCGTTCCTGGCAGCGGATCGCCAGCTTGAGGCAGAGAATGGCCGACCGATTCCGGACGCCTGGCTTCAGGAAGCCGCCGATCAGGGCCTGAAAACCGGTCGAATGGTGGAATTCTCCACCATGGTGTTCGGTGACGAGAATTTCCAGCTGGTGTCAGTCAAGGCCGTGAGCAATGAATATCCGCTTCGTGGCGATATCGAAATCCAGCGGAACCCGACAGGTACTCGGGAGCTGGTAAATCAGGGGCCCGGGCCGGGAGAGGTCTGGATCAACCCGCGCTTGCTCAGGCTGCTGGATCTCGAAGTCGGCGAGTCGCTTGAAGTTGGTAATCTGAATCTTACCGTGTCCGGCCTGCTCATCCGGGAGCCGGACGGCGGTTTCCGGCTGTCGGCACTGGCCCCCCGCGTGATGATGCATGTGGATGATGTGGCCGCCACCGGGGTCATCCAGGAGGGCAGCCGGGTTGAATACGTCTACCTGTTTGCCGGTGATGAAGCTGCGCTGGAATCGTACTACCAATGGTTGGAACCCAGACTCGAACCCAGTCATGAATGGGCGGGTGTCCGGGATGGCGAGACCTTCTCGCGCTCACTCGAGCGAGCCGAGCGATTCCTGCTGTTGGGTGGCAGCCTTGCGGTCCTGCTTGCCGCCGTGGCCGTGGCTGTGGCGAGTCGTCAGTATGCCCTTTCCCAGCGCGATACCGTGGCACTTCTGAAAACGCTGGGGCTCAGCGGTGCAGGTATTGGCGGTTTGTACCTCAAGCGCCTCGCGCTCTGGGGTGTCACCGGGATCGTGGGCGGACTGCTGGTCGCGATGCCGCTGTACTGGTTGCTGATTCACATGCTGAGCCAGGTGCTTGAGCGCCCGGTGGAATTTCAGCTCGATCCGTCTGCATTGGTGCCCGCCTTGCTGACGGCACTGGTCTCTCTGTTTGCGTTTGCCTATCCTCCCGTTCGCAGGCTTCGCAATGTTCCGGCGATGCGTGTACTGCGCAGCCAGCCCGGTGAAACCGGGCGCGAGGCCCTGCCGGATATGATAATTGCCATTGTGGCGGTTTTCGGGCTTGTGTGGATGTATGCGGGCGAACTTGCCCTGGTGGTTTCCCTTCTGGGGGGGCTTGCGTTGCTGCTCGGGGCACTTGGCCTGGTGGGTTGGCTGTTGGTGGCAACACTGCGCAAGGTTCGCGGCGGTGGTAACGCCTGGCGTTTGGCCCTTGTGGGGCTGTACCGGCATCGCCGGGCCAGTCTTTCCCAGATTGCTGTATTTGCGATGACGTTGATGCTGGCGGCCACGCTGATATTGGTGCGTACCTCTTTGTTGACAGACTGGCAGGCCCAGTTGCCGGATGACGCGCCCAATCATTTCCTGATCAATATTGCACCGGAAGCGGTCGAGGACGTCGATGCGTTCTGGCAGGAGCGTGGCCAGCCACTGGACAAACTTTACCCGATGGTTCGAGGACGCTTGACCGAACTCAATGGTCAGCCAGTCAAGGAAACGGTCAGCAAGGATGAGAATGTTAACGCTCTCAACCGTGAACTGAACCTGACCTGGATGTCGGCCTTGCCGGACGACAACGAGATAGTCGAGGGCGTCTGGTTTGGTGAAAACCAGAAGGAAGGTGTCTCGGTGGAAGCGGAGCTGGCCGGAAAGCTGGGACTGTCACTGGGCGACGAACTGACGTTCACCATTGGCTCGGAAAAGGTGACAGAAGCCGTCACCAGTATTCGGACGGTCCAGTGGGACAGCATGAAGCCCAATTTCTACATGGCGTTCCCGCCGGAGGGCGGGCTCACCGAGATGCCCGCGACCTGGATCACCAGTTTTTACCTGCCCAAGGACAAGAAAGATGCCCTGAACGAATTTTCCCGGCAGTTCCCGACGGTTTCCGTTCTGGAAATTGATCATGTGATTGAGCGGATCCAGGAGATTGTCCGTCAGGTCACCCAGGCGATTGAAGCCATTCTGGCGTTGATCCTTGCCGCCGCGCTGGTGGTGATGGCTGCAGTCGTCAGTGCGACGCTTCAGGATCGACAGCGGGAAGGTGCGCTGCTGCGAACCCTGGGCGGACGCCAGAGGTTGCTGGTTCGCAGTACCATGCTCGAATTTGCGTTGCTGGGTGGTTTCGCAGGTGTGCTTGGAGTGGTCGCCGCCGAGGCGGCAGTCTGGGCGCTTCAGTTCAGGATGTTCGAGGGCACGTTCCAGTGGCACTGGCACGTGGTGTTGCCGATCCCAATCGTCAGCGCCGTTGTTCTTGCCCTGTTCGGCCGCTGGCAGCTACGGCCGGTGTTGAGTGTATCGCCGATGCTGTTGTTGCGACGCCTCGAGTAG
- a CDS encoding substrate-binding periplasmic protein — MQNRYPRPVNATLGVLLLVLTALSSPVFASQDTSGEQKVFRFNISPNGYPPYLIGDQSQPSGIMWDVVSEVAQRLGYRVIAEQIPRKRVDQMLLDGYIDATPRAREWADDPEKFLFTDAVVDIEEVFFAPVKSSFHYESPDDLISKTIVTHLGYRYPLLEPYFEEGRIRRFDVSRDKDMFTFVLHGDRFDAAVADRLVGKWILRNEGLRQHFDISNESISNYGFRLMLRKDWQSFASQFNEELAKMKANGELDAILANYR, encoded by the coding sequence ATGCAAAACCGATATCCCCGCCCTGTTAATGCCACTCTTGGTGTCCTTCTTCTTGTACTGACTGCACTTTCCTCGCCAGTTTTTGCCTCACAAGATACCTCTGGCGAACAAAAGGTTTTTCGTTTCAATATTTCGCCCAATGGTTACCCACCCTATCTCATCGGTGACCAGAGCCAACCATCAGGAATCATGTGGGATGTGGTGTCCGAGGTAGCCCAGAGGCTCGGATACCGGGTAATCGCTGAGCAAATCCCCCGTAAACGTGTAGATCAGATGCTGCTTGATGGATACATCGATGCCACACCAAGGGCTCGGGAGTGGGCGGACGACCCGGAGAAATTCCTGTTTACCGATGCGGTAGTCGACATCGAGGAAGTGTTTTTTGCACCAGTAAAATCCAGCTTTCACTACGAGAGCCCGGACGATCTGATCTCCAAAACCATTGTCACCCATCTCGGCTACCGATATCCGCTGCTTGAGCCCTACTTCGAGGAAGGTCGGATTCGCCGCTTTGATGTTTCCAGAGACAAGGACATGTTCACCTTCGTACTGCACGGTGACCGCTTCGACGCCGCGGTCGCCGACCGGCTCGTCGGAAAGTGGATTCTCAGAAACGAGGGGCTGCGGCAGCATTTCGACATCAGCAACGAAAGCATCAGCAATTACGGGTTCCGGCTAATGCTGCGGAAAGACTGGCAGTCCTTTGCCAGCCAGTTCAACGAAGAACTGGCGAAGATGAAGGCGAATGGCGAGCTGGATGCGATTCTCGCCAACTACCGCTGA
- a CDS encoding iron-containing alcohol dehydrogenase has translation MTNKYYEFFCPVKVIAGKAALEHIPYELTGMAAKRPMIVTDKGVRAAGLLEPVIAACEESGLEITTIYDDVPPDSSTTVVRDIAGIYRQEKCDSIIAVGGGSAIDTGKAVNILVSEGGDDIAKYSGAGVLKHPLKPFFVVPTTAGTGSEVTSVAVITDEAKGVKLPFTSSFLLPNAAIIDPRMTLTLPPHITAATAMDAMTHATEAFTCMAKNPLSDAYATAAIKKISQSLLQVMDNPKDSDGRLELAQASTMAGIAFSNSMVGLVHALGHATGAVCHLPHGLCMSLYLPYALEYNLETIREPLGELLLYLEGPEVFAATPASRRAEASISAIRKLRDALYKRCQLPRTLKETGKVTEAQLDHIAEMALDDGSIMFNPKEVTLEDARSVLRRAWA, from the coding sequence ATGACCAATAAATACTATGAGTTCTTCTGCCCGGTAAAAGTCATTGCCGGCAAGGCCGCCCTTGAACACATCCCTTACGAGCTGACCGGAATGGCTGCCAAGCGGCCAATGATCGTAACCGACAAGGGCGTGCGGGCTGCGGGCCTCCTGGAACCCGTGATCGCAGCTTGCGAGGAAAGCGGGCTGGAAATAACCACCATCTATGATGACGTTCCGCCCGACTCCTCGACCACGGTGGTGCGCGATATCGCCGGCATCTATCGTCAGGAAAAGTGCGACTCCATCATCGCCGTGGGCGGCGGTTCGGCGATCGATACCGGCAAGGCCGTCAACATTCTGGTTTCCGAGGGTGGTGACGATATCGCCAAGTACAGCGGTGCCGGTGTGCTCAAGCATCCGCTCAAGCCCTTCTTCGTGGTGCCGACAACAGCCGGGACCGGCTCGGAAGTTACATCGGTTGCGGTCATCACCGATGAAGCCAAGGGCGTCAAGCTGCCCTTCACGTCGTCGTTCCTGCTGCCAAACGCGGCCATCATTGACCCGCGCATGACCCTCACCCTGCCGCCGCACATTACTGCCGCGACAGCCATGGACGCCATGACCCACGCAACCGAAGCGTTCACCTGCATGGCGAAAAACCCATTGAGTGACGCCTACGCGACCGCGGCCATCAAGAAAATCAGCCAGTCACTCCTTCAGGTCATGGACAACCCGAAAGACAGCGACGGACGACTGGAGCTGGCGCAAGCCTCGACCATGGCCGGCATCGCCTTCTCCAACTCCATGGTGGGTCTGGTGCACGCCCTGGGGCACGCGACCGGCGCCGTCTGCCACCTGCCCCACGGCCTTTGCATGAGTCTTTACCTGCCCTACGCCCTGGAGTACAACCTTGAAACCATCCGGGAACCCCTGGGTGAACTTTTGCTGTACCTCGAGGGCCCCGAAGTCTTTGCAGCAACACCGGCAAGCCGCCGGGCAGAAGCCAGTATTTCCGCGATCCGGAAGTTGCGGGATGCTTTGTACAAGCGCTGCCAGCTGCCCCGGACACTCAAGGAAACCGGTAAGGTGACCGAGGCACAGCTGGACCACATCGCTGAGATGGCATTGGATGATGGTTCCATCATGTTTAATCCGAAGGAAGTAACGCTGGAGGATGCCCGCTCGGTTCTGCGCCGCGCCTGGGCGTGA
- a CDS encoding M48 family metalloprotease: MNLSAIKNSLVAIALALTLSGCSVNPVTGENQLSLIGESQELAMGAEQYVPTQQTQGGRFYVDPELTLYVSEVGQKMARVSDRADLPYEFVVLNSSVPNAWALPGGKIAINRGLLTELDDEAQLASVLGHEIVHAAARHSVQRMQQGMLISAGVAGLGFALSDNEWAGLIMGGAALGAQLALAQYSQGDELESDHYGILYMKEAGYDPQAAVELQELFLKLSEGRQSSFIDGLFATHPPSAKRVQENRELVQKVGAGGYRGEDVYERKMAKLRSLQPAYDAHDKAMELASKGEMKPALDKINEAIRLLPREAMFYALRGRIYQDQKETEKAAADFEKAVELYPEMFKYRLYNGLNALRLNNLDKARENLTKANETVPTSIAFLRLGDVAVKQNNRNEAIAYYSKAAEAGGDVAEEAKRKLAALTQ; this comes from the coding sequence GTGAACCTGTCTGCCATCAAAAACAGCCTGGTAGCCATTGCGCTGGCACTGACACTCAGCGGCTGCTCGGTCAATCCGGTTACCGGGGAAAATCAGCTTTCGCTGATCGGTGAAAGCCAGGAGCTCGCCATGGGCGCCGAGCAGTACGTGCCCACCCAGCAAACCCAGGGCGGTCGGTTTTATGTGGACCCGGAGCTGACGCTCTATGTGAGCGAGGTTGGCCAGAAAATGGCCAGGGTCAGCGACAGAGCGGACCTGCCCTACGAATTCGTGGTTCTGAACAGCAGTGTACCGAATGCCTGGGCCCTTCCCGGAGGCAAGATCGCCATTAACCGTGGCCTTCTGACAGAGCTTGACGACGAGGCTCAGCTTGCCTCGGTTCTGGGGCACGAGATTGTTCATGCGGCAGCCCGGCACAGTGTTCAGCGCATGCAGCAGGGAATGCTGATCAGCGCCGGCGTTGCCGGACTTGGTTTTGCCCTGTCGGACAACGAATGGGCCGGTCTGATCATGGGTGGCGCTGCCCTTGGGGCGCAACTTGCGCTGGCGCAATACAGCCAGGGCGACGAACTCGAATCAGACCACTACGGCATTCTCTACATGAAAGAAGCTGGCTATGACCCACAGGCAGCAGTGGAGCTTCAGGAGCTGTTCCTGAAACTATCCGAAGGGCGTCAGTCCAGTTTCATTGATGGCCTGTTCGCGACCCATCCCCCCTCAGCGAAACGCGTGCAGGAGAACCGCGAACTGGTGCAGAAGGTTGGCGCGGGCGGCTACCGCGGTGAGGACGTCTATGAACGCAAGATGGCCAAACTCCGTTCGCTGCAACCGGCTTACGATGCCCATGACAAGGCCATGGAGCTGGCCTCCAAAGGCGAGATGAAGCCTGCGCTCGACAAGATCAACGAAGCCATCCGTCTGCTGCCACGGGAAGCCATGTTCTATGCCCTTCGCGGCCGCATTTATCAGGACCAGAAGGAAACAGAGAAGGCCGCGGCCGACTTTGAAAAGGCGGTGGAGCTCTACCCCGAGATGTTCAAGTATCGCCTTTACAATGGCCTGAATGCTCTGAGGCTCAACAATCTGGACAAGGCCAGGGAGAATCTGACCAAAGCCAATGAAACCGTCCCCACTTCCATTGCCTTCCTGCGACTGGGCGATGTTGCGGTAAAACAGAATAACCGGAATGAAGCCATTGCCTATTACAGCAAGGCCGCCGAAGCCGGTGGTGACGTAGCTGAAGAGGCCAAACGTAAACTGGCGGCACTCACGCAATAA
- a CDS encoding DUF599 domain-containing protein, translating to MSNLLELIALLWFLVCWLGYTEYSKRRAADRPCLSNTLDLYREDWMRVMLRRENRIADASVVGNLERNGAFFASSCLLILAGIITALGYTQEVMEVFSTMPFGTLPTREIWELRMVVLLVVFIYAFFKFTWSMRMYNFVSVMVGSAPPPDDTKTSPAGREAFARSAGNICNLAGDAFNLGLRSYYYALAVVGWFIHPIVFMAASTLVVVVLYRREFCSTALEALRAGKVFEEPLPGKAENSPKPKS from the coding sequence ATGAGTAACTTACTCGAACTGATCGCTTTGCTCTGGTTCCTCGTCTGCTGGCTGGGTTATACCGAATACTCGAAACGCCGTGCCGCGGACCGTCCCTGCCTGTCCAACACCCTCGACCTTTACCGGGAGGACTGGATGCGCGTCATGTTGCGGCGGGAAAACCGGATTGCCGATGCGTCTGTGGTCGGAAACCTGGAGCGCAACGGTGCGTTTTTCGCCTCCAGCTGCCTGCTGATTCTCGCGGGTATTATCACCGCTCTCGGCTACACCCAGGAAGTCATGGAAGTATTCAGTACCATGCCCTTCGGCACATTGCCGACCCGGGAAATCTGGGAACTTCGCATGGTGGTGCTGTTGGTGGTCTTTATCTACGCCTTTTTCAAATTCACCTGGTCCATGCGGATGTACAACTTTGTGTCGGTGATGGTGGGCAGTGCCCCTCCGCCAGACGACACCAAAACCAGCCCCGCTGGCAGGGAGGCGTTTGCACGAAGTGCCGGCAACATCTGCAATCTTGCCGGCGATGCCTTTAACCTTGGGCTGCGGTCCTACTATTACGCACTTGCCGTGGTAGGCTGGTTTATTCACCCGATTGTCTTCATGGCGGCGTCCACTCTGGTTGTTGTCGTTCTCTATCGACGCGAGTTCTGTTCGACGGCACTGGAAGCATTGAGGGCAGGGAAGGTCTTCGAGGAGCCGCTGCCCGGCAAGGCGGAAAACAGCCCAAAACCTAAAAGCTGA
- a CDS encoding PaaI family thioesterase has product MNDDIRRKRVSRFIATLNQANELGLSVTEATKGSLTLCLPYSDRIIGNPDTGVIHGGAITTLMDTTSGCVILCALEDFELCPTLDLRVDYMRPAQPRKPVYARAETYRVTRNIIFTRCEAYQEGGETIANCVATFMRIGKDASPKHYRDLITGGEE; this is encoded by the coding sequence ATGAACGATGATATCCGACGGAAACGGGTTAGCCGTTTTATAGCCACCCTCAACCAGGCCAACGAGCTTGGTCTGTCGGTTACCGAGGCCACAAAAGGCAGCCTGACACTGTGCCTGCCCTACAGTGACCGCATTATCGGTAACCCGGACACCGGGGTGATTCACGGTGGGGCCATCACCACACTGATGGATACCACGTCAGGGTGCGTGATCCTTTGTGCCCTGGAAGATTTTGAACTCTGCCCGACGCTGGACCTGCGCGTGGACTACATGCGCCCGGCCCAGCCCCGCAAGCCGGTTTATGCCCGGGCTGAAACCTACCGGGTAACCCGGAACATTATTTTTACCCGCTGTGAGGCGTACCAGGAAGGCGGTGAAACCATCGCCAACTGCGTGGCCACCTTCATGCGTATCGGGAAGGATGCCAGCCCGAAACATTACCGGGACCTGATTACCGGAGGTGAAGAATGA
- a CDS encoding PaaI family thioesterase, with protein MTDPEILRYTQETGDFSRMLSSIPYATWIGLQCEQFGDDLIFRLPCKDSNLGNPILPAIHGGVIGGFMEMSANIYLIMSQESLRMPRIVDFSLDYLRAGLNRETYAECRLTRQGNRVANVMVSAWQKSRSQPIATARAHFLLED; from the coding sequence ATGACCGATCCTGAAATCCTGCGTTACACCCAGGAGACCGGTGACTTCAGCCGCATGCTCAGCAGCATTCCCTATGCCACCTGGATTGGTCTTCAGTGTGAGCAGTTTGGAGACGACCTGATTTTCCGTCTGCCCTGCAAAGACTCCAACCTGGGTAATCCCATCCTGCCGGCCATCCACGGGGGCGTGATCGGTGGCTTCATGGAGATGTCCGCCAACATCTACCTGATCATGTCCCAGGAAAGTCTGCGCATGCCCCGTATCGTCGATTTTTCCCTGGATTATCTCCGCGCCGGCCTCAACCGGGAAACCTACGCCGAATGCCGTCTGACCCGCCAGGGCAACCGCGTTGCCAACGTGATGGTCAGCGCCTGGCAGAAATCCCGCTCGCAACCCATTGCGACTGCCAGGGCGCACTTCCTCCTCGAAGACTGA